Proteins encoded in a region of the Candidatus Margulisiibacteriota bacterium genome:
- a CDS encoding replication-associated recombination protein A, with the protein MNLFQTDLGMPLAKRLAPRDFTEFVGQEHIVGAGRLLRRAIEADRLNSLIFSGPPGTGKTALANLIARKTQAEFIPLNAVNSKVAELREVIEKAKETLAYHKRRTILFLDEIHRFNKAQQDALLPDVESGVIILIGATTENPYFSVNPALISRSQVFEFKALTEAESLQIIENCLRKYPDITMDAAAKKHLVLMAGGDARKILNAIDLAVLTTPEKEKKIHITLGVIEESIQKKQVVYDESAHYDIISAFIKSMRGSDPDAALYWLAKMIYAGEDPRFIARRIVICASEDVGNADPLALLVANAALTTVAEIGYPEAKLTLAQAAVYVAAAPKSNASYLAINKALADVESGVDFAVPPQLLNAVYAQEKKNGKGSGYKYAHDHPNAYVKDMQYLPEKRKYYEPTNRGYEKKIQDWLKWLKEH; encoded by the coding sequence ATGAATTTATTCCAGACCGATCTCGGTATGCCGCTGGCCAAACGCCTGGCGCCGCGGGATTTTACGGAGTTTGTGGGGCAGGAACATATTGTCGGCGCCGGCCGTCTGCTGCGGCGCGCGATCGAAGCTGACCGGCTCAATTCGCTGATCTTTTCGGGGCCGCCCGGCACGGGCAAAACCGCGCTGGCCAATCTGATCGCGCGTAAAACGCAGGCCGAATTTATCCCGCTCAACGCCGTCAATTCCAAAGTCGCCGAGCTACGCGAAGTGATCGAAAAAGCCAAAGAAACGCTGGCCTACCACAAACGGCGCACGATACTTTTTCTCGATGAAATTCACCGCTTCAACAAAGCCCAGCAGGACGCGCTGCTGCCCGATGTGGAATCCGGCGTGATTATTCTGATCGGCGCGACCACTGAAAATCCGTATTTTAGCGTCAATCCCGCGCTGATCTCCCGTTCGCAGGTTTTTGAATTCAAGGCGCTGACCGAAGCGGAAAGTCTGCAGATAATCGAAAACTGTCTGCGGAAATATCCCGATATCACTATGGACGCCGCTGCCAAAAAACATTTAGTTCTCATGGCTGGCGGTGACGCGCGCAAAATATTGAACGCCATTGATCTGGCCGTCCTGACCACGCCGGAAAAAGAAAAGAAAATTCATATCACGCTGGGCGTTATCGAGGAGTCTATTCAGAAAAAACAGGTCGTCTACGACGAGTCGGCGCATTATGACATTATCTCCGCGTTCATCAAGTCGATGCGCGGCTCTGATCCGGACGCGGCTTTGTACTGGCTGGCCAAAATGATCTACGCCGGTGAAGACCCGCGTTTCATCGCGCGGCGCATTGTCATCTGCGCGTCCGAGGATGTGGGCAACGCCGACCCGCTGGCTCTGCTCGTCGCCAACGCCGCGCTGACCACTGTCGCGGAGATCGGCTACCCCGAAGCCAAACTCACTCTGGCGCAGGCCGCCGTTTATGTGGCCGCCGCGCCCAAAAGCAACGCGTCGTACCTGGCCATCAACAAGGCTCTGGCCGATGTGGAAAGCGGCGTGGATTTTGCCGTGCCGCCGCAACTGCTCAACGCCGTGTACGCACAGGAAAAGAAAAACGGCAAAGGTTCGGGCTATAAATACGCGCACGATCATCCCAACGCTTACGTTAAGGATATGCAATATTTACCGGAAAAACGCAAATACTATGAGCCGACCAACCGCGGTTATGAGAAAAAAATCCAGGACTGGCTAAAGTGGCTGAAAGAGCATTGA
- a CDS encoding type II and III secretion system protein, with amino-acid sequence MRNKILAVFLFLNLCLARDPFALPDQSAAVRTAAGLPPVQNYRAVTLNYLAAEDAVKIIEKLYPDAVVCAEKNNNILLLGADLPTEKILTALQAADKPPRAVKLKINVLEMTTNDLTALGLDWDFSSSGLRLGKTTPEILATLQARAGQGEARLLAAPNLTTLTGQAASIHIGDRLPYSLPVQNGEQLHWQIQYIDSGINLTFLPLPAEPGQILLSLQPEISSIKYWKQTQGGEFPVLSTRQVETTLLLKAQESFVLAGLYNEEERESVQKIPFLGDVPLLNIFFRSTVREKTASDIIFVVTAEEVP; translated from the coding sequence ATGAGAAATAAAATATTGGCGGTCTTTTTGTTTTTAAATCTCTGTCTGGCGCGCGACCCTTTTGCGCTGCCGGATCAAAGCGCGGCAGTCCGAACAGCGGCCGGACTGCCGCCAGTACAAAACTACCGCGCGGTGACGCTGAATTATCTCGCCGCCGAAGACGCGGTCAAAATAATCGAGAAACTCTATCCTGATGCTGTGGTCTGCGCCGAAAAAAATAATAATATACTGCTCCTCGGCGCAGACCTCCCGACCGAAAAAATCCTTACGGCTTTGCAGGCCGCGGACAAACCGCCGCGCGCCGTCAAGCTGAAAATTAACGTGCTGGAAATGACGACCAATGACCTGACCGCGCTGGGCCTGGACTGGGATTTTTCTTCCAGCGGACTGCGTCTGGGCAAAACCACACCGGAAATTTTGGCAACCCTGCAGGCGCGCGCCGGTCAGGGAGAGGCGCGCTTGCTGGCCGCGCCCAATCTGACCACGCTGACCGGTCAGGCGGCATCCATCCATATCGGCGACCGCCTGCCTTACTCCCTGCCCGTACAAAACGGCGAACAGCTGCACTGGCAAATCCAGTATATTGATTCGGGGATCAATCTGACTTTTTTGCCGCTGCCAGCCGAACCCGGACAGATCTTACTTTCTCTGCAGCCGGAAATCAGCTCGATCAAATACTGGAAACAAACTCAAGGCGGCGAGTTTCCGGTGCTGTCTACCCGTCAGGTGGAAACAACCTTGCTGCTCAAAGCGCAGGAAAGTTTTGTGCTCGCCGGTCTGTATAACGAGGAAGAACGTGAAAGCGTGCAGAAAATTCCTTTTCTGGGGGATGTGCCGCTGTTGAATATTTTCTTCCGCAGCACCGTCCGCGAAAAAACAGCTTCGGATATTATCTTTGTCGTAACCGCCGAGGAAGTACCATAA
- a CDS encoding helix-turn-helix domain-containing protein, with amino-acid sequence MKIVKREHKYELRLQLVKSSYAIGLKPTARLFKCSIWTVRKWRRRYEKVGITGLTEISRRPHRMPNKCSEEFEEYIINLRKQTRNKYGSRKLIERFGITEQGKGCIQRIVKEHGLGRKRQKRHKKRHFLWSTKRLYKAFEKIQVDVKVLTDIATYWPQFLNNRKDYPRYEVTARDVKTGATFVALMKRNTQENTGAFMEMLGEHLKAKGFDLSRITIQTDNGSEFNGGGKKHTGLTHFESIVVEKLGMQLRHIPPAAPTFNSDVETFHRLVEDEFYSIELYRDLADLLRKEYTYMVDFNYLRKNRNKDNQTPWEILKQEYPDTPKSALIFPVVLIDEGKPDLLTLQYHKRYISQNIGYLFNPS; translated from the coding sequence ATGAAAATAGTTAAAAGGGAACATAAATATGAATTGCGGCTGCAACTGGTAAAAAGCAGTTACGCTATAGGACTGAAACCCACAGCCAGACTGTTCAAATGCAGTATCTGGACGGTGCGGAAATGGCGGAGGAGATATGAAAAAGTAGGAATAACGGGATTAACAGAAATATCCAGACGGCCGCACCGCATGCCAAATAAATGCAGCGAGGAATTTGAAGAATACATCATTAACTTACGCAAACAAACGAGAAATAAATACGGCAGTAGAAAGCTCATAGAGCGGTTTGGTATAACAGAACAGGGGAAAGGCTGTATTCAGCGGATAGTTAAAGAGCACGGACTGGGACGAAAAAGGCAAAAGCGGCATAAGAAAAGACATTTTCTGTGGAGCACGAAAAGACTGTATAAAGCCTTTGAGAAAATACAGGTGGACGTGAAGGTCTTAACGGATATAGCGACCTACTGGCCGCAGTTTCTGAATAACAGGAAAGACTATCCGCGGTATGAAGTAACGGCCAGGGATGTAAAGACCGGGGCGACATTTGTAGCGTTGATGAAGCGGAATACGCAGGAGAACACCGGAGCTTTTATGGAGATGCTGGGCGAACATCTGAAAGCCAAAGGTTTTGACCTGAGCCGGATAACCATTCAGACGGATAACGGGAGTGAATTCAACGGGGGCGGCAAGAAACATACAGGCCTGACGCATTTTGAGAGTATTGTGGTGGAAAAGCTAGGCATGCAGTTAAGACACATACCGCCAGCCGCGCCGACCTTTAACTCGGATGTGGAAACATTCCATAGACTGGTAGAGGATGAGTTTTACAGCATAGAGCTGTATAGAGACCTGGCCGACCTGCTGCGCAAAGAATATACCTACATGGTGGACTTTAATTATCTGCGGAAAAACAGGAACAAAGACAACCAGACGCCGTGGGAAATATTAAAACAAGAATATCCCGATACTCCAAAAAGCGCTCTGATTTTCCCGGTTGTTTTGATCGATGAGGGCAAGCCCGATCTGCTAACCCTGCAGTATCACAAAAGGTATATTTCCCAGAATATTGGGTATTTATTTAATCCCTCC